In Seriola aureovittata isolate HTS-2021-v1 ecotype China chromosome 24, ASM2101889v1, whole genome shotgun sequence, the following proteins share a genomic window:
- the LOC130165247 gene encoding microtubule-associated protein 2-like isoform X4 has product MADGRQPDEHWASNGQENGENGYSAYSSGYRENGYHGGAAAHPGTTVDDSANLPPSPPPSPSAEQIGPVAQEDKIEVLSQQQDEEEAPEGPSRYQEEVTYEQPGDLLLKQADYLTEPQALGCQQAQTPEVLNGGSHQGEHSPSQKAQLEECISKASCESAMKEDEPQAPSLHGKQVAVERATAEGAELAPTEPPPPAVKDKDRSDTSSVELGNQDRKDVVEESVDSHLLVESKAKEVKQSAQAEESSKATTEEKEGTVPPSQSEAPMSESKGKVGTIAEINKADQDSGGDIRLHETPPTGIQKVDQRQETVKSSPDPATELKSTSETFVQHEPGATTYFETSSKSHEEESTQPQSYYELSTASETKLSGETESIAQKLEEQQEKKVKTCPGKMSLEQRSLSLNITVGSSVGQTVKKETSRTFLDSLGPISGSFDESEVYPSTPSVESHKPTFPPAVSITPTSTESTEDIPTKEDTPQPSDKHSFEQTSNLSEMLDLAGSLPQPSLERREVDHMRRKSVPADVSALVGSSLAKLALGDQTSRVVGGERQLEEMGYCVFSEYSGPMPSPADVPSPGESPHQHFPSMEGEVEEELGATEVDDVHKGIQQPDERGTVPDISQKTITEKKDAPVKTTLILERAVTSGVKPDRLRIPITSSKDRLTEFRLESGLPGDIKIQAIPEVDIEKDPSREASPIPPDNSFTFTHTETGIKAPPTPTTPKSPDDTPSESQDTGEKAGEDVSPEVKAEKDVKCDSTDDKQPGLDKEMLTPEQKESEKSGEPELAKTDIPSASSQSLGESTEIDDKNIQSDHGRPEKLEGIEKYETSKAVQDLSTEKPLDEKGAQIELPEVTVEKGSPKPHISSPIIIIPQAQVEEEVDDEDDIEIAEEPQEMMEEVEEPVLPKTDQAEVGKEEPKKVEVRLMVGDQVLEEDPKSGAEEWSHSAQNSDDGEPATDSSHLSPCSDQDPPQPTEDGSRDQGMGEDKLAEDPQINREQAEKQGDEEVKKDQTGEEEVREVGTDEIHEKKEEKMMEEEVEGKNRMVEEEEQKDIEIGQEVEETSDVLCQTSQTANDETTMDVSILDTESGCMDSKDDDKSIMTEQIEALPHTQSPTSTPVVVDRPAKRAPGRGRGNSGTTESKLSRKVPSHHPREEMKKKKVGMRRADQNKVSALQSRSPSRKSVAKAAARHPRPALLHGSARRKATGMEIHQPLSVAHQSRERTTERAYRSPEKRSSLPRPAKSLTRHIPAAEQEDSTPTRPTSFRTESRADSRSGRAASMAGTDSARSRSVRSGASTPGSSAVTPGTPPSYSCRTPGSRTPGSHTPKSFSVLQEKKVAVIRTPPKSPSSAQRQLKVLNQPLPDLKNVKSKIGSTSNLKHQPKGGQVMIPSVKLDFSHVQSKCGSLDKLQHTAGGGNIQIQTKKIDLSHVTAKCGSMSNIHHKPGGGHVRIENQKLDFKEKAHAKVGSLDNTAHIPGGGNVMIESHKLSFRESAKARVDHGAEIVVTHSPGVETGGTSPRLSSAGSINLLESPQLSTLAQDVTAALAKQGL; this is encoded by the exons ATGGCAGACGGTCGGCAGCCAGACGAGCACTGGGCCTCCAACGGCCAAGAGAACGGCGAGAATGGCTACTCCGCCTACAGCTCTGGCTACAGGGAGAATGGATACCACGGTGGCGCGGCTGCACATCCTGGAACGACAG TGGATGACTCAGCCAATTtgcctccctcccctcccccctcaccaTCCGCTGAGCAGATTGGGCCCGTGGcacaag AAGATAAAATAGAGGTTCTCAGTCAACAGcaagatgaggaggaggctcCAGAGGGGCCCAGCCGTTACCAAGAGGAAGTGACATATGAGCAGCCAGGAGACTTGCTCTTAAAGCAGGCAGATTATTTAACAGAGCCCCAGGCTTTGGGCTGCCAGCAAGCCCAGACACCTGAGGTCCTCAATGGAGGAAGTCATCAAGGTGAACACAGCCCGTCAcaaaaag CCCAGCTGGAAGAATGTATCAGTAAGGCATCTTGTGAGTCCGCTATGAAAGAAGATGAACCTCAAGCGCCGTCGCTACATGGAAAGCAGGTGGCtgttgaaagagcaacagctgAAGGAGCAGAACTCGCCCCGACCgaacctcctcctcccgctGTGAAAGATAAAGATCGCTCTGACACCTCCTCAGTTGAGCTGGGTAACCAAGACAGAAAGGATGTAGTAGAAGAGTCTGTCGACAGCCACCTGCTTGTAGAGTCCAAAGCAAAAGAGGTGAAACAGTCTGCACAGGCAGAAGAGTCCTCAAAGGCTAcgacagaagaaaaagagggaacTGTCCCAccgagccaatcagaagcccCTATGAGTGAAAGCAAGGGAAAAGTGGGGACGATTGCGGAGATAAATAAGGCAGATCAAGACAGTGGCGGTGACATTAGGTTGCATGAGACGCCACCGACTGGTATTCAAAAAGTCGACCAAAGACAAGAAACAGTCAAATCAAGTCCAGACCCTGCTACAGAGTTGAAATCCACATCGGAAACTTTTGTTCAACACGAGCCAGGAGCAACAACCTACTTTGAGACATCCTCAAAAAGCCATGAAGAAGAGTCAACGCAACCTCAGAGTTATTATGAACTCAGCACAGCATCAGAGACAAAGTTAAGTGGGGAAACTGAAAGCATTGCGCAGAAGCTAGAGGAACAACAGGAGAAGAAAGTCAAAACATGTCCTGGTAAGATGTCATTAGAACAGAGAAGCCTCTCCTTGAACATCACTGTTGGATCCTCAGTGGGACAGACAGTGAAGAAAGAGACGTCAAGGACCTTCTTGGACAGCTTGGGTCCAATCAGTGGAAGTTTTGATGAATCTGAGGTTTACCCTTCAACACCATCCGTGGAGAGCCATAAACCCACGTTTCCTCCAGCTGTCTCAATTACCCCAACTTCCACTGAATCAACTGAGGATATTCCTACCAAAGAAGATACGCCTCAACCTTCTGACAAGCACAGTTTTGAGCAAACAAGCAACCTCTCTGAGATGTTGGACTTGGCTGGATCCCTGCCACAGCCATCACTAGAGAGGAGGGAGGTTGACCACATGAGACGAAAGTCAGTGCCCGCTGATGTATCAGCTCTGGTGGGGAGTTCTTTGGCCAAGCTCGCCTTGGGAGATCAGACCTCCAGGGTGGTGGGTGGGGAAAGACAGCTGGAAGAAATGGGctactgtgttttcagtgagtaCTCAGGGCCCATGCCTTCTCCTGCTGATGTACCCAGTCCTGGGGAGTCTCCCCACCAGCACTTCCCTTCTATGGAGGGTGAAGTTGAGGAAGAGCTTGGGGCCACAGAAGTTGACGATGTTCACAAGGGAATCCAACAACCAGATGAGAGAGGAACTGTACCTGACATATCTCAAAAAACAATAACTGAGAAGAAAGATGCACCAGTAAAGACTACCCTGATTCTTGAAAGAGCTGTGACAAGTGGAGTAAAACCTGATCGGCTAAGAATCCCAATCACTTCTTCaaaagacagactgactgagtTTCGTTTGGAGAGTGGCCTGCCTGGTGACATAAAGATCCAAGCAATCCCTGAAGTGGACATTGAAAAAGACCCCTCCCGAGAGGCTTCTCCCATCCCACCAGACAATTCCTTTACTTTCACTCATACGGAAACTGGAATCAAGGCTCCCCCAACTCCCACCACCCCCAAGTCCCCAGATGATACACCCTCAGAAAGCCAAGACACTGGAGAGAAAGCTGGGGAAGATGTCTCACCAGAGGTCAAAGCAGAGAAAGATGTGAAGTGTGACAGCACTGATGATAAACAGCCAGGGTTAGACAAAGAAATGCTGACACCTGAACAGAAAGAATCAGAAAAAAGTGGAGAACCAGAATTGGCCAAAACAGACATACCCTCAGCATCATCTCAGTCTTTAGGAGAGAGCACAGAAATAGATGACAAGAATATTCAAAGTGACCATGGGAGACCTGAAAAATTAGAAGGAATAGAAAAATATGAGACCTCAAAAGCTGTTCAGGATTTAAGCACTGAAAAGCCCTTAGATGAGAAAGGTGCCCAAATCGAGTTACCGGAGGTGACTGTGGAAAAGGGTTCACCAAAGCCACACATATCCTCCCCAATCATCATTATACCTCAAGCacaagtagaagaagaagtggatgatgaggatgatatTGAGATCGCTGAAGAGCCTCAAGAGATGATGGAGGAAGTGGAAGAGCCTGTTCTCCCCAAGACGGATCAAGCTGAGGTTGGAAAGGAAGAGCCAAAGAAAGTGGAGGTGAGGCTGATGGTAGGTGATCAGGTGTTGGAAGAAGATCCCAAGTCTGGAGCAGAGGAATGGAGCCATAGTGCCCAAAACAGTGACGATGGGGAACCTGCGACAGACAGTTCACACTTGTCTCCATGCTCTGACCAGGACCCACCACAGCCAACGGAGGATGGAAGTAGAGATCAAGGGATGGGGGAGGATAAACTAGCAGAAGACCCACAAATAAATAGAGAACAAGCTGAGAAACAAGGGGATGAGGAGGTAAAGAAAGACcaaacaggagaggaggaagtgagggaaGTTGGTACTGATGagatacatgaaaaaaaagaggagaaaatgatggAAGAAGAAGTTGAGGGGAAGAATAGGAtggttgaggaggaggagcagaaagaCATCGAGATTGGTCAGGAGGTGGAAGAGACTTCTGATGTGCTCTGCCAGACCAGTCAGACAGCTAACGATGAAACCACCATGGACGTCTCCATCCTAGATACAGAGAGTGGCTGTATGGACTCAAAAG ATGATGACAAAAGTATTATGACTGAGCAAATCGAAGCCCTTCCTCACACCCAGAGTCCAACCAGTACACCTGTGGTGGTGGACAGACCCGCTAAACGGGCCCCTGGCAGAGGAAGGGGCAACTCTGGCACTACTGAGAGCAAACTGTCCCGCAAAGTACCCAGCCACCATccaagagaggagatgaagaagaaaaaag TAGGCATGAGGAGGGCTGACCAGAATAAGGTGTCAGCCCTCCAAAGTCGTTCTCCATCTCGAAAGAGTGTAGCCAAAGCGGCGGCCAGACATCCTAGGCCTGCTCTGCTTCACGGCTCTGCTAGACGCAAGGCCACAG GGATGGAAATCCATCAGCCCCTCAGTGTGGCCCACCAGTCCAGGGAGAGGACCACT GAGAGAGCATACCGCAGCCCAGAGAAGAGGTCATCCCTCCCCAGGCCAGCCAAATCTCTGACTCGCCACATCCCTGCTGCTGAGCAAGAAGACAGCACCCCCACCAGGCCAACCT CGTTCCGTACCGAGTCCAGAGCGGACAGCAGGTCTGGAAGAGCTGCTAGTATGGCAG GTACAGACTCGGCACGTTCTCGATCAGTGCGCAGCGGCGCCTCCACCCCTGGCTCCTCTGCCGTCACGCCCGGCACGCCCCCCAGCTACTCTTGCCGCACCCCGGGCTCGCGCACCCCCGGCAGCCACACGCCCAAGTCGTTCAGCGTCCTCCAGGAGAAGAAGGTGGCGGTGATCCGAACCCCGCCCAAGTCTCCATCCTCCGCCCAGCGGCAGCTGAAGGTTCTCAATCAGCCCCTGCCTGACCTGAAGAATGTAAAGTCCAAGATTGGCTCCACCTCCAATCTCAAACATCAGCCGAAAGGCGGGCAG GTCATGATTCCAAGTGTTAAACTGGATTTTAGCCACGTTCAGTCTAAATGTGGCTCCCTGGACAAACTCCAGCACACAGCAGGCGGGGGAAAC ATCCAAATCCAAACCAAGAAGATCGACTTGAGCCACGTCACTGCCAAGTGCGGCTCTATGTCCAACATCCACCACAAGCCAG GGGGAGGCCACGTGCGTATTGAGAATCAGAAGCTGGACTTTAAAGAAAAGGCCCATGCCAAGGTCGGCTCCCTGGACAACACCGCCCACATTCCTGGAGGGGGCAATGTTATG ATTGAGAGCCACAAGCTGAGCTTCCGGGAATCAGCCAAAGCCCGAGTGGACCACGGCGCTGAAATCGTCGTCACCCACTCCCCCGGGGTCGAGACAGGAGGCACTTCCCCTCGCCTGTCCTCCGCCGGCAGCATCAATCTCCTGGAGTCACCACAGCTCTCCACGCTGGCCCAGGATGTCACCGCCGCTCTGGCCAAGCAGGGCTTATGA
- the LOC130165247 gene encoding microtubule-associated protein 2-like isoform X1, translated as MADGRQPDEHWASNGQENGENGYSAYSSGYRENGYHGGAAAHPGTTVDDSANLPPSPPPSPSAEQIGPVAQEDKIEVLSQQQDEEEAPEGPSRYQEEVTYEQPGDLLLKQADYLTEPQALGCQQAQTPEVLNGGSHQGEHSPSQKAQLEECISKASCESAMKEDEPQAPSLHGKQVAVERATAEGAELAPTEPPPPAVKDKDRSDTSSVELGNQDRKDVVEESVDSHLLVESKAKEVKQSAQAEESSKATTEEKEGTVPPSQSEAPMSESKGKVGTIAEINKADQDSGGDIRLHETPPTGIQKVDQRQETVKSSPDPATELKSTSETFVQHEPGATTYFETSSKSHEEESTQPQSYYELSTASETKLSGETESIAQKLEEQQEKKVKTCPGKMSLEQRSLSLNITVGSSVGQTVKKETSRTFLDSLGPISGSFDESEVYPSTPSVESHKPTFPPAVSITPTSTESTEDIPTKEDTPQPSDKHSFEQTSNLSEMLDLAGSLPQPSLERREVDHMRRKSVPADVSALVGSSLAKLALGDQTSRVVGGERQLEEMGYCVFSEYSGPMPSPADVPSPGESPHQHFPSMEGEVEEELGATEVDDVHKGIQQPDERGTVPDISQKTITEKKDAPVKTTLILERAVTSGVKPDRLRIPITSSKDRLTEFRLESGLPGDIKIQAIPEVDIEKDPSREASPIPPDNSFTFTHTETGIKAPPTPTTPKSPDDTPSESQDTGEKAGEDVSPEVKAEKDVKCDSTDDKQPGLDKEMLTPEQKESEKSGEPELAKTDIPSASSQSLGESTEIDDKNIQSDHGRPEKLEGIEKYETSKAVQDLSTEKPLDEKGAQIELPEVTVEKGSPKPHISSPIIIIPQAQVEEEVDDEDDIEIAEEPQEMMEEVEEPVLPKTDQAEVGKEEPKKVEVRLMVGDQVLEEDPKSGAEEWSHSAQNSDDGEPATDSSHLSPCSDQDPPQPTEDGSRDQGMGEDKLAEDPQINREQAEKQGDEEVKKDQTGEEEVREVGTDEIHEKKEEKMMEEEVEGKNRMVEEEEQKDIEIGQEVEETSDVLCQTSQTANDETTMDVSILDTESGCMDSKDDDKSIMTEQIEALPHTQSPTSTPVVVDRPAKRAPGRGRGNSGTTESKLSRKVPSHHPREEMKKKKVGMRRADQNKVSALQSRSPSRKSVAKAAARHPRPALLHGSARRKATGMEIHQPLSVAHQSRERTTERAYRSPEKRSSLPRPAKSLTRHIPAAEQEDSTPTRPTSFRTESRADSRSGRAASMAGTDSARSRSVRSGASTPGSSAVTPGTPPSYSCRTPGSRTPGSHTPKSFSVLQEKKVAVIRTPPKSPSSAQRQLKVLNQPLPDLKNVKSKIGSTSNLKHQPKGGQVMIPSVKLDFSHVQSKCGSLDKLQHTAGGGNCCPQIQIQTKKIDLSHVTAKCGSMSNIHHKPGGGHVRIENQKLDFKEKAHAKVGSLDNTAHIPGGGNVMIESHKLSFRESAKARVDHGAEIVVTHSPGVETGGTSPRLSSAGSINLLESPQLSTLAQDVTAALAKQGL; from the exons ATGGCAGACGGTCGGCAGCCAGACGAGCACTGGGCCTCCAACGGCCAAGAGAACGGCGAGAATGGCTACTCCGCCTACAGCTCTGGCTACAGGGAGAATGGATACCACGGTGGCGCGGCTGCACATCCTGGAACGACAG TGGATGACTCAGCCAATTtgcctccctcccctcccccctcaccaTCCGCTGAGCAGATTGGGCCCGTGGcacaag AAGATAAAATAGAGGTTCTCAGTCAACAGcaagatgaggaggaggctcCAGAGGGGCCCAGCCGTTACCAAGAGGAAGTGACATATGAGCAGCCAGGAGACTTGCTCTTAAAGCAGGCAGATTATTTAACAGAGCCCCAGGCTTTGGGCTGCCAGCAAGCCCAGACACCTGAGGTCCTCAATGGAGGAAGTCATCAAGGTGAACACAGCCCGTCAcaaaaag CCCAGCTGGAAGAATGTATCAGTAAGGCATCTTGTGAGTCCGCTATGAAAGAAGATGAACCTCAAGCGCCGTCGCTACATGGAAAGCAGGTGGCtgttgaaagagcaacagctgAAGGAGCAGAACTCGCCCCGACCgaacctcctcctcccgctGTGAAAGATAAAGATCGCTCTGACACCTCCTCAGTTGAGCTGGGTAACCAAGACAGAAAGGATGTAGTAGAAGAGTCTGTCGACAGCCACCTGCTTGTAGAGTCCAAAGCAAAAGAGGTGAAACAGTCTGCACAGGCAGAAGAGTCCTCAAAGGCTAcgacagaagaaaaagagggaacTGTCCCAccgagccaatcagaagcccCTATGAGTGAAAGCAAGGGAAAAGTGGGGACGATTGCGGAGATAAATAAGGCAGATCAAGACAGTGGCGGTGACATTAGGTTGCATGAGACGCCACCGACTGGTATTCAAAAAGTCGACCAAAGACAAGAAACAGTCAAATCAAGTCCAGACCCTGCTACAGAGTTGAAATCCACATCGGAAACTTTTGTTCAACACGAGCCAGGAGCAACAACCTACTTTGAGACATCCTCAAAAAGCCATGAAGAAGAGTCAACGCAACCTCAGAGTTATTATGAACTCAGCACAGCATCAGAGACAAAGTTAAGTGGGGAAACTGAAAGCATTGCGCAGAAGCTAGAGGAACAACAGGAGAAGAAAGTCAAAACATGTCCTGGTAAGATGTCATTAGAACAGAGAAGCCTCTCCTTGAACATCACTGTTGGATCCTCAGTGGGACAGACAGTGAAGAAAGAGACGTCAAGGACCTTCTTGGACAGCTTGGGTCCAATCAGTGGAAGTTTTGATGAATCTGAGGTTTACCCTTCAACACCATCCGTGGAGAGCCATAAACCCACGTTTCCTCCAGCTGTCTCAATTACCCCAACTTCCACTGAATCAACTGAGGATATTCCTACCAAAGAAGATACGCCTCAACCTTCTGACAAGCACAGTTTTGAGCAAACAAGCAACCTCTCTGAGATGTTGGACTTGGCTGGATCCCTGCCACAGCCATCACTAGAGAGGAGGGAGGTTGACCACATGAGACGAAAGTCAGTGCCCGCTGATGTATCAGCTCTGGTGGGGAGTTCTTTGGCCAAGCTCGCCTTGGGAGATCAGACCTCCAGGGTGGTGGGTGGGGAAAGACAGCTGGAAGAAATGGGctactgtgttttcagtgagtaCTCAGGGCCCATGCCTTCTCCTGCTGATGTACCCAGTCCTGGGGAGTCTCCCCACCAGCACTTCCCTTCTATGGAGGGTGAAGTTGAGGAAGAGCTTGGGGCCACAGAAGTTGACGATGTTCACAAGGGAATCCAACAACCAGATGAGAGAGGAACTGTACCTGACATATCTCAAAAAACAATAACTGAGAAGAAAGATGCACCAGTAAAGACTACCCTGATTCTTGAAAGAGCTGTGACAAGTGGAGTAAAACCTGATCGGCTAAGAATCCCAATCACTTCTTCaaaagacagactgactgagtTTCGTTTGGAGAGTGGCCTGCCTGGTGACATAAAGATCCAAGCAATCCCTGAAGTGGACATTGAAAAAGACCCCTCCCGAGAGGCTTCTCCCATCCCACCAGACAATTCCTTTACTTTCACTCATACGGAAACTGGAATCAAGGCTCCCCCAACTCCCACCACCCCCAAGTCCCCAGATGATACACCCTCAGAAAGCCAAGACACTGGAGAGAAAGCTGGGGAAGATGTCTCACCAGAGGTCAAAGCAGAGAAAGATGTGAAGTGTGACAGCACTGATGATAAACAGCCAGGGTTAGACAAAGAAATGCTGACACCTGAACAGAAAGAATCAGAAAAAAGTGGAGAACCAGAATTGGCCAAAACAGACATACCCTCAGCATCATCTCAGTCTTTAGGAGAGAGCACAGAAATAGATGACAAGAATATTCAAAGTGACCATGGGAGACCTGAAAAATTAGAAGGAATAGAAAAATATGAGACCTCAAAAGCTGTTCAGGATTTAAGCACTGAAAAGCCCTTAGATGAGAAAGGTGCCCAAATCGAGTTACCGGAGGTGACTGTGGAAAAGGGTTCACCAAAGCCACACATATCCTCCCCAATCATCATTATACCTCAAGCacaagtagaagaagaagtggatgatgaggatgatatTGAGATCGCTGAAGAGCCTCAAGAGATGATGGAGGAAGTGGAAGAGCCTGTTCTCCCCAAGACGGATCAAGCTGAGGTTGGAAAGGAAGAGCCAAAGAAAGTGGAGGTGAGGCTGATGGTAGGTGATCAGGTGTTGGAAGAAGATCCCAAGTCTGGAGCAGAGGAATGGAGCCATAGTGCCCAAAACAGTGACGATGGGGAACCTGCGACAGACAGTTCACACTTGTCTCCATGCTCTGACCAGGACCCACCACAGCCAACGGAGGATGGAAGTAGAGATCAAGGGATGGGGGAGGATAAACTAGCAGAAGACCCACAAATAAATAGAGAACAAGCTGAGAAACAAGGGGATGAGGAGGTAAAGAAAGACcaaacaggagaggaggaagtgagggaaGTTGGTACTGATGagatacatgaaaaaaaagaggagaaaatgatggAAGAAGAAGTTGAGGGGAAGAATAGGAtggttgaggaggaggagcagaaagaCATCGAGATTGGTCAGGAGGTGGAAGAGACTTCTGATGTGCTCTGCCAGACCAGTCAGACAGCTAACGATGAAACCACCATGGACGTCTCCATCCTAGATACAGAGAGTGGCTGTATGGACTCAAAAG ATGATGACAAAAGTATTATGACTGAGCAAATCGAAGCCCTTCCTCACACCCAGAGTCCAACCAGTACACCTGTGGTGGTGGACAGACCCGCTAAACGGGCCCCTGGCAGAGGAAGGGGCAACTCTGGCACTACTGAGAGCAAACTGTCCCGCAAAGTACCCAGCCACCATccaagagaggagatgaagaagaaaaaag TAGGCATGAGGAGGGCTGACCAGAATAAGGTGTCAGCCCTCCAAAGTCGTTCTCCATCTCGAAAGAGTGTAGCCAAAGCGGCGGCCAGACATCCTAGGCCTGCTCTGCTTCACGGCTCTGCTAGACGCAAGGCCACAG GGATGGAAATCCATCAGCCCCTCAGTGTGGCCCACCAGTCCAGGGAGAGGACCACT GAGAGAGCATACCGCAGCCCAGAGAAGAGGTCATCCCTCCCCAGGCCAGCCAAATCTCTGACTCGCCACATCCCTGCTGCTGAGCAAGAAGACAGCACCCCCACCAGGCCAACCT CGTTCCGTACCGAGTCCAGAGCGGACAGCAGGTCTGGAAGAGCTGCTAGTATGGCAG GTACAGACTCGGCACGTTCTCGATCAGTGCGCAGCGGCGCCTCCACCCCTGGCTCCTCTGCCGTCACGCCCGGCACGCCCCCCAGCTACTCTTGCCGCACCCCGGGCTCGCGCACCCCCGGCAGCCACACGCCCAAGTCGTTCAGCGTCCTCCAGGAGAAGAAGGTGGCGGTGATCCGAACCCCGCCCAAGTCTCCATCCTCCGCCCAGCGGCAGCTGAAGGTTCTCAATCAGCCCCTGCCTGACCTGAAGAATGTAAAGTCCAAGATTGGCTCCACCTCCAATCTCAAACATCAGCCGAAAGGCGGGCAG GTCATGATTCCAAGTGTTAAACTGGATTTTAGCCACGTTCAGTCTAAATGTGGCTCCCTGGACAAACTCCAGCACACAGCAGGCGGGGGAAAC TGCTGCCCACAGATCCAAATCCAAACCAAGAAGATCGACTTGAGCCACGTCACTGCCAAGTGCGGCTCTATGTCCAACATCCACCACAAGCCAG GGGGAGGCCACGTGCGTATTGAGAATCAGAAGCTGGACTTTAAAGAAAAGGCCCATGCCAAGGTCGGCTCCCTGGACAACACCGCCCACATTCCTGGAGGGGGCAATGTTATG ATTGAGAGCCACAAGCTGAGCTTCCGGGAATCAGCCAAAGCCCGAGTGGACCACGGCGCTGAAATCGTCGTCACCCACTCCCCCGGGGTCGAGACAGGAGGCACTTCCCCTCGCCTGTCCTCCGCCGGCAGCATCAATCTCCTGGAGTCACCACAGCTCTCCACGCTGGCCCAGGATGTCACCGCCGCTCTGGCCAAGCAGGGCTTATGA